GCAAccacaaatttttatgactgTATTTGAACTTCACAACCAACTAAGCTAATTCCATATGAGGTAAAATTCTTTCTTATGCGCAATTCAATGCGGTGAGACCCGCTCTAACCTGCCAAAAATCCAACCTAGCTAGCATAAGCGTGTCTTAACCTTCATTCCATTCACGTCCTCGGTCTGTCATTGTTTACAACATTCAATATACGTGCCTGACAACGAGTAAGAGCGTAGTTTAAATTTGTGTTTACAATTATCTGAGGCTTCAAATACGATAATACCGTGATATATTAATCATAACTATCCTGTAATGGTCCTGTGAATCATTTTTCCTACTTCATACAAGTGTCAAAGATAGGCCCTGTGCACATCCAAGCAGAGTGTAGCataccaaaaaaaaacctgaaaatattGCTAAACATTCAACCGTTactttacttttgaaaaagtcACCCgattcataaaatttcaacgtaATACATCAGCAAAAATCAGAAGACGAGGATTTACTATTTCAGATAAGTATTGTTATCTTGACCATTTCTGTGATCGGTGTCAAATTTCAGTTGTAACACTTTCTATTGTACCAAGCTTGGACCTAATCTAATGATACTTGAAGCTGACGGCACACTCATTCATAAATTTTGTGTAAAGTGatgtgaaatatttccatttGATTGCGAGTACAAGTATCAATAGCCAACATTGATGGTTAGGGACAGGTATGATGTTGAGTCAATGtacaatacatttttataaaaaagtgTAGTACTTTTATTTACATGGTACATTATTAAATCTAACCAGATAAAGATACGGTTCGATTTATGATTTATGTTTTGGCTGTACGTCTTAAAGCAAGAATTCATCTGTTCTCTGTTCAAAACTTTCAAATACATGTAATGCAAGCTAATATTTACATGGTACATTGTTAAATCTAACTAGGTAAAGATACAATGTGATTTGATTTATAATGTTTTAACTGTTTGTTTCAAAGGAATAATTCATCTTTTCTCCCTTCAAAACATTCAAATACATGTAATGCAAGCTTTGCATTACATGTATTTACATGGTACGTTGTTAAATCTAACCAAGTAAAGATAGGGTGTGATTTATGATTTATGTTAAGCTGTTCATTTAAAAAGAAGAATTCATCTGTTCTCCCCTCAAAAGCTTCAATTATATGTACTGCAAGCTTTGCCTAACTCGTAGGCAATTCGTTTATGTTTACATCATGGGGATAAAATTGGATATATATACCACCTAAAATATCCAGATTGTTATATTCTACGTCGCTTTGGCGGTGGTGTATCTCGTGGGCTTGACGACGCTTTTGATGTATTATCTACACTTTGTCTTGTCGGTCTTTTGACACCTCGCTTTGGACCATCACGGCTTGATTCAGAatctttcctttcctttttgcCGGCCGAAGCTGCAAAAGATCGGCGCATTACACAATATGTACGAATTAGGTGACAGCTATTGGAACACCATATAATAAGTGCTTGGCATTAATGATTCTTGTTCAAtgttagaaaataattatatttcctTTAAAACAAAAGTATAATTTGGCTAAACAATCTGCAATCCCACCTGTTTCATCATCGTCCTTTCCTTTGGGACGTCCTTTGGAAGATTTGTGTTGCTCCTTTTTTATATCCTTGGAGTCGCGAAGCTTGTCTTTCTTCATATCCATTTCTCTGGTAGGCTTTTTTGGCTCTTCCTTTTTCCTGTCTGGTTCTTTACTACCTTTAACTTCTTTGGGAGGAGGAATATCTTTCTTCACAATATCTTTAGAATCTTTATCCTTCCTCATTTCCTTCTGTTTCTCCTTTGGTTGGACTTCTTTACTTTTTACATCTAattcttccttctttctcaATTTCATCAAAGAAGAAAACTCCGACTCCGGAAGTGCAAAATCAGTCTCATTGCTCGGAAACGGAAGATCTTCCATATCATCCTGAAACGTaattgatcaaaatttttatttaaaatttttaggaCTAGTAACGAAAAACTGAACTTTTGTAGtgttatacattttattcaaatttaatttgacGAGGGATCAATGAAATAAATCACCAGTAAACTCACCAGTGCTGCTAAGTCGTACATTGATTCCAGATGGCTCCAAACAACTTTCAACGAAATATCTTTGTGTATTGCAGCGCGAAATTTTTCCCAGATACAGAccatgtggaaatatttgttgaTACCTGTAATTCAGATTTCTGTACATAAGCTAACCTCAAAATTAGTTCCGCACGAGAATCTGATTTCTTCATTGTATCgtgtattttgtaaaaatgaatatcttacCTACTGGCTTGTGACCGTTCAtggcaaaaaataattgtatttcaTTGTCAACATTCCACTCTATTTCCTCCGTGTGGTCAACTTGTTTTTCCTTGACAGCCAT
The Neodiprion lecontei isolate iyNeoLeco1 chromosome 3, iyNeoLeco1.1, whole genome shotgun sequence DNA segment above includes these coding regions:
- the LOC107226159 gene encoding MRG/MORF4L-binding protein isoform X1, whose translation is MAVKEKQVDHTEEIEWNVDNEIQLFFAMNGHKPVGINKYFHMVCIWEKFRAAIHKDISLKVVWSHLESMYDLAALDDMEDLPFPSNETDFALPESEFSSLMKLRKKEELDVKSKEVQPKEKQKEMRKDKDSKDIVKKDIPPPKEVKGSKEPDRKKEEPKKPTREMDMKKDKLRDSKDIKKEQHKSSKGRPKGKDDDETASAGKKERKDSESSRDGPKRGVKRPTRQSVDNTSKASSSPRDTPPPKRRRI
- the LOC107226159 gene encoding MRG/MORF4L-binding protein isoform X2 — protein: MVCIWEKFRAAIHKDISLKVVWSHLESMYDLAALDDMEDLPFPSNETDFALPESEFSSLMKLRKKEELDVKSKEVQPKEKQKEMRKDKDSKDIVKKDIPPPKEVKGSKEPDRKKEEPKKPTREMDMKKDKLRDSKDIKKEQHKSSKGRPKGKDDDETASAGKKERKDSESSRDGPKRGVKRPTRQSVDNTSKASSSPRDTPPPKRRRI